From the Psychrobacillus sp. FSL K6-4046 genome, one window contains:
- the metA gene encoding homoserine O-succinyltransferase, with translation MPINIPKQLPAAKLLKEEKIFLMDQERAYKQDIRPLNIIIFNLMPEKEKTELQLLRLLGNTPIQVNITFMNTATHESKNASKTHLDTFYTTFDQIREKKFDGMIITGAPVEQLPFEEVDYWNEMKEIMEWSKSNVTSTLHICWGAQAALYYHFGIDKFTLSRKCSGVYRHILTDQVENLIRGFNEEFNAPVSRYTSVSEEEIEKHERLTILSTSEEAGVFLVKSNDNKMVMVTGHLEYDAHTLAEEYHRDITKGIDIEMPKYYFPNNNPSNKPLNTWRAHTHLLFSNWLNYYVYQATPYNWE, from the coding sequence TTGCCTATCAATATTCCGAAACAATTACCTGCAGCTAAGCTGTTAAAAGAAGAGAAAATTTTTCTCATGGATCAAGAGCGTGCTTACAAGCAGGACATCCGTCCACTTAACATTATTATTTTTAATCTAATGCCTGAGAAGGAAAAAACGGAGCTTCAGCTATTAAGGCTTCTGGGGAATACCCCAATACAAGTGAATATAACCTTTATGAATACAGCGACGCATGAATCCAAGAATGCCAGCAAAACCCATTTGGATACTTTCTACACGACATTTGATCAAATAAGAGAAAAAAAGTTTGATGGGATGATTATCACTGGTGCTCCAGTAGAACAGTTGCCATTTGAGGAGGTCGATTACTGGAATGAAATGAAGGAAATAATGGAATGGTCTAAATCAAATGTTACCTCCACCTTACATATTTGTTGGGGCGCGCAGGCTGCACTGTATTATCATTTTGGTATAGATAAATTCACACTTTCTCGTAAATGCTCGGGAGTGTATCGGCATATATTAACTGACCAAGTGGAGAATTTAATAAGAGGATTTAATGAAGAGTTTAATGCTCCCGTATCTCGTTACACTTCTGTATCTGAAGAAGAAATAGAAAAGCATGAGCGACTAACTATTTTATCCACTTCGGAGGAAGCAGGTGTGTTTCTTGTAAAATCGAACGACAATAAAATGGTGATGGTCACTGGTCATTTAGAGTATGATGCGCACACATTAGCAGAGGAATATCATAGAGACATAACTAAAGGAATAGATATTGAGATGCCCAAATACTATTTCCCAAATAATAATCCCTCTAATAAGCCATTAAATACATGGAGGGCACATACACATTTATTATTTTCTAATTGGTTGAATTACTATGTTTATCAGGCTACTCCTTATAACTGGGAGTAA
- a CDS encoding acyl-CoA dehydrogenase family protein yields MDQFIKTEEQFELIAKINDLKPVFRHREPELDQLGSFPFADFQDLKNIDYPTLTLPKEYGGQGLGLYEYILAQEAISEGSGATGLSIGWHNGIVLEYAENNHWEQDAADWLLKEIANGAIINSAATENNAGSPTRGALPRTTVIRDGKDLVINGEKTFTSASPVLDYIIVTCTNEIGIIEMIVVPKDSPGVSILETWDMLSMRGTASHTLILENVRVSGNHILKALPATKTEAKGWMLHIPACYLGIAAAARKYAVDFAASYIPTSLGKPIAETPNIKHIIGEMELELSIARHMLYGTVERYEQAEDKTTLQESLDITKIAVTNGAIKIVDLAMKIVGSRALSQSNPMHRYYLNVRAGLYNPPMEDMIKSKLASAAIDAAKKDEN; encoded by the coding sequence ATGGACCAATTTATTAAAACAGAAGAACAATTTGAGCTAATTGCTAAGATAAACGATTTAAAACCAGTTTTTAGACATAGAGAGCCGGAGCTCGATCAACTCGGCTCCTTCCCTTTTGCCGATTTCCAAGATTTAAAGAATATAGATTATCCTACTTTAACTTTACCAAAGGAGTACGGAGGGCAAGGCTTAGGATTGTATGAATACATACTAGCACAGGAAGCTATTTCTGAGGGAAGTGGTGCTACAGGACTATCCATTGGATGGCATAATGGGATTGTTTTGGAATATGCAGAAAACAACCATTGGGAGCAGGATGCTGCTGACTGGCTTCTAAAGGAAATAGCAAATGGTGCGATCATTAATAGTGCAGCCACTGAAAATAATGCCGGCAGCCCTACACGAGGTGCTCTTCCCCGTACAACGGTTATACGGGATGGCAAGGATTTAGTGATTAATGGGGAGAAAACTTTTACATCTGCTTCCCCTGTACTCGATTATATTATAGTTACATGCACAAACGAAATCGGCATTATTGAAATGATAGTAGTACCTAAGGATAGTCCTGGTGTTTCTATTCTTGAAACATGGGATATGCTTTCCATGAGAGGAACTGCAAGTCATACCCTCATTTTAGAAAATGTTAGAGTTTCCGGAAATCATATCCTGAAAGCCTTACCTGCTACCAAGACAGAAGCAAAGGGATGGATGCTTCATATTCCAGCCTGCTACTTAGGGATCGCTGCTGCAGCAAGGAAATACGCAGTTGACTTTGCAGCTTCTTATATCCCCACCTCTTTAGGAAAGCCAATCGCGGAGACTCCAAATATTAAGCATATCATAGGCGAAATGGAACTAGAGTTATCCATTGCAAGACATATGCTCTATGGTACGGTGGAACGATATGAGCAAGCAGAAGATAAGACGACCCTTCAAGAGTCACTGGATATTACTAAAATAGCCGTTACGAATGGAGCTATTAAAATAGTCGATTTGGCTATGAAAATAGTTGGCTCTAGAGCCCTATCTCAATCTAATCCGATGCATCGCTACTACCTAAATGTAAGAGCAGGATTATACAACCCTCCGATGGAAGATATGATAAAGTCAAAATTAGCAAGTGCTGCTATTGATGCAGCTAAAAAAGACGAAAATTAA
- a CDS encoding aldo/keto reductase: MSNKVEIGSTGLFVNPIGLGTNAVGGHNIFPNLKDETGKEIVRAALQNDINFIDTAYMYGPEKSEILIGEVLKETGQRSNVVLATKGGQKYMNDKMEVDNSPKFLRETVENSLRRLQTDYIDLFYIHFPDEQTPKYEAVGELHRLKEEGKIRSIGVSNFSMDQLREGNKDGYIEVIQSGYNLFKRDAEDDLIPYSLENNISFIPYFPLASGLLTGKFSPNSTFEDGRAKNPLFQGDAFIQNLNKVDELKAIANNKHVAVSNLVLAWYLKQESIDVVIPGAKRPEQVLENIKTLEIELSKDEINKISSIFH; encoded by the coding sequence ATGTCTAATAAAGTGGAGATTGGTAGTACTGGGTTATTTGTAAATCCCATAGGTCTAGGCACTAATGCTGTTGGAGGACACAATATATTCCCTAATTTAAAGGACGAAACTGGTAAAGAAATTGTTCGTGCAGCCCTTCAAAATGACATTAACTTTATAGACACCGCTTATATGTACGGGCCGGAAAAATCAGAAATTCTAATTGGTGAGGTACTTAAAGAGACAGGACAAAGATCTAATGTTGTTCTTGCTACAAAAGGTGGACAAAAGTACATGAATGACAAAATGGAAGTAGACAATTCACCAAAATTTCTAAGAGAGACGGTCGAAAACAGCTTAAGACGCCTACAAACAGACTATATTGATTTATTTTATATACACTTTCCAGATGAACAAACACCGAAATATGAGGCTGTTGGAGAACTTCATAGATTAAAAGAGGAAGGAAAAATCCGTTCTATAGGGGTATCCAACTTTTCAATGGATCAGTTAAGAGAAGGAAACAAAGATGGTTATATTGAAGTCATCCAATCTGGCTATAATCTTTTTAAACGAGATGCAGAAGATGACTTAATCCCTTACTCTCTAGAAAATAATATCTCCTTTATACCTTATTTCCCATTAGCTTCTGGCTTATTGACAGGAAAATTTTCTCCTAATAGTACATTTGAAGATGGACGAGCAAAGAACCCATTGTTCCAGGGAGATGCATTCATTCAGAATTTAAATAAAGTGGATGAATTGAAGGCAATTGCCAACAATAAGCATGTAGCGGTTTCTAATCTCGTGTTAGCTTGGTATTTAAAACAGGAATCAATTGACGTTGTAATTCCTGGTGCTAAAAGGCCAGAGCAAGTACTAGAGAATATTAAGACTCTAGAAATTGAGCTTTCTAAAGATGAAATAAACAAAATCTCTAGTATCTTCCACTGA
- a CDS encoding DUF5694 domain-containing protein, whose protein sequence is MTKIMVLGTFHMGNTSDLYSVDTDNLRSTKRQEEIRKVVDAIKEFHPNKIALEVEKEKNHLLNEEYHQYLNNELELAIDEIHQFGFRAAAELKHEEVYAIDWIENVGNRSIGEVLNWVEKEQTEVFQLIDTYRSKLILPLGEKRIDELIRSLNEEKYIKKQHEMYMHIARIGRGSDYVGIDWMRWWYQRNLILFANLAEISSSNDRVLLIIGAAHVHLVAQFLKESGLFEIVSVSEFL, encoded by the coding sequence ATGACCAAAATCATGGTATTAGGGACATTTCATATGGGAAATACTTCTGATTTATACAGTGTAGACACGGATAACTTACGATCTACTAAAAGGCAAGAGGAGATAAGAAAAGTTGTAGATGCTATAAAAGAATTCCATCCTAACAAAATTGCATTAGAAGTTGAAAAAGAAAAAAATCACTTATTAAACGAAGAGTATCATCAATATTTAAATAATGAACTAGAGCTAGCAATAGATGAAATACATCAGTTTGGTTTTCGAGCGGCAGCGGAGTTAAAACACGAAGAGGTATATGCGATAGATTGGATAGAGAACGTTGGAAATCGATCAATCGGAGAAGTTCTGAATTGGGTAGAAAAAGAACAAACAGAGGTTTTTCAATTAATAGATACTTATCGTTCTAAGCTCATACTCCCACTAGGTGAAAAAAGGATAGATGAGCTAATTAGAAGCCTAAACGAAGAGAAATACATAAAAAAGCAACATGAAATGTATATGCATATTGCTCGTATAGGTCGGGGGAGCGACTATGTGGGGATTGATTGGATGAGATGGTGGTACCAACGGAATCTTATTTTGTTTGCAAACCTCGCTGAAATCTCCTCTTCGAATGATCGGGTACTTTTGATAATAGGAGCAGCTCATGTCCATTTGGTAGCTCAATTTTTAAAAGAAAGTGGACTATTTGAAATTGTTTCGGTTAGTGAGTTTCTTTAG
- the speD gene encoding adenosylmethionine decarboxylase, with amino-acid sequence MSLTPKQRIELHGFNNLTKTLSFNMYDICYTRTKEEREKYIEYIDEQYNAERLTNILTKVSEIIEANILNIAQQDYEPQGASVTILVSEGPVDQTPIESFKQSPGPIPEVVLGHLDKSHITVHTYPEYHPDEGISTFRADIDISTCGEISPLKALNYLIHSFETDVMVMDYRVRGFTRDVKGHKLFIDHDINSIQNYIPNALQEYYHMIDVNVYQENIFHTKCKLKQFDLNNYLFGYKEDELSNEEKISITKKLKTEMDEIFYAKNMTRTE; translated from the coding sequence ATGAGTTTGACACCAAAACAAAGAATCGAGTTACATGGTTTTAATAATCTGACGAAAACACTAAGTTTTAATATGTATGATATTTGTTATACAAGGACGAAGGAAGAAAGGGAAAAATATATTGAATACATTGATGAGCAATATAACGCTGAGCGTCTAACCAATATATTAACAAAAGTGTCCGAAATTATAGAAGCGAATATTTTAAACATAGCGCAACAGGACTACGAGCCCCAGGGTGCAAGTGTGACCATTTTAGTGTCAGAAGGACCCGTGGATCAAACACCGATAGAATCATTTAAGCAATCCCCTGGGCCTATACCAGAGGTCGTTCTTGGTCATCTAGACAAAAGTCATATTACCGTTCATACGTATCCTGAATATCATCCAGATGAAGGGATTAGTACGTTTCGAGCAGACATAGACATTTCGACTTGCGGAGAAATATCGCCCTTAAAAGCTCTAAACTATCTAATACATTCCTTCGAAACCGATGTAATGGTCATGGATTACCGAGTGAGGGGATTCACGAGAGACGTGAAGGGTCATAAATTATTCATTGACCACGATATTAATTCCATTCAAAATTATATTCCGAATGCCTTGCAGGAATATTACCATATGATTGATGTGAATGTTTATCAGGAAAATATTTTTCATACCAAATGTAAGCTGAAACAATTTGATTTGAATAACTACCTCTTTGGTTACAAGGAAGACGAGCTATCCAATGAAGAGAAAATCTCTATCACCAAAAAGCTTAAAACAGAAATGGATGAAATTTTTTACGCCAAAAACATGACACGAACCGAATAA
- the abc-f gene encoding ABC-F type ribosomal protection protein: MMICKIQEISKMLGGNLIFEDLSLDIKLGDKLGIVGRNGSGKTTLFKLIAGIEKPDHGIITFKKGAKIGYLAQIPTFSESVKGKDLLYDAFEDTLLLQKKMSILEKELAVVNAEAMEKLLKQYGDIQEKFTLQGGYTIDSEIDKVVEGLQLGGFVEQPFSSLSGGEQTKIMLGQLLLTKPDLLLLDEPTNHLDLFAIEWLEEYLVSYTGTVVIISHDRYFLDKVVTKVADLEDGMLTKYHGNYSSFLIEKEEKLTREFQQYEEQQKKIKKMREAIKRLRIWANQAVPPNASLHRQARNMERALERMEKVRKPLIDPKKMSLSFDAAPRSGKEVVIMEEAFKSFGEKMLLNSAELHVYWKDRLAIVGRNGTGKTTILNILRGVELIDSGEARFGSNVRHGYLSQHFEITDPKARLIDIFRAEVNVAEGEARHILAKFMFYGADVFKRIADLSGGERMRLRLAQLMHQDINCLILDEPTNHLDIDSREVLEEALDDFTGTIIAVSHDRYFLNKLFPRTAWLEHGELTTFEGPYEWAREKWNEFCSKENTRKEIINQPLKEATPAKQQKEIPLEKRISELENVIGELTKQISIENDWENYEALSLEKLRVEEQLEQLLEKWLDLAE, encoded by the coding sequence ATAATGATATGCAAAATACAGGAAATAAGTAAAATGCTTGGTGGTAATCTTATATTTGAGGATCTGTCTTTAGATATTAAATTGGGGGACAAATTAGGAATAGTTGGACGAAATGGGAGTGGGAAAACAACGCTATTTAAGCTAATAGCGGGTATTGAAAAACCTGATCATGGAATTATCACTTTTAAAAAGGGAGCGAAAATAGGTTATTTAGCCCAAATTCCTACTTTTTCAGAAAGCGTTAAAGGAAAAGACCTGTTATACGATGCTTTCGAGGATACTCTGCTACTACAGAAAAAGATGAGTATACTTGAAAAAGAACTAGCAGTGGTAAATGCCGAGGCAATGGAAAAACTCCTAAAGCAGTATGGAGACATACAAGAAAAATTCACGTTACAGGGCGGATATACGATTGATTCCGAAATTGATAAAGTAGTTGAAGGGCTACAGCTAGGTGGTTTTGTAGAACAGCCATTTTCAAGTTTAAGTGGTGGAGAGCAAACGAAAATAATGCTTGGACAGCTACTATTAACCAAGCCAGACCTTTTACTGTTGGATGAGCCGACTAATCATTTGGATTTGTTTGCAATAGAGTGGTTAGAGGAGTATTTAGTTAGTTATACAGGTACAGTTGTTATTATTTCACATGACCGATATTTTTTAGATAAGGTAGTTACAAAAGTTGCAGATCTTGAGGATGGTATGCTTACGAAATATCATGGTAATTATTCTTCTTTTTTAATCGAAAAGGAAGAAAAACTTACTCGTGAATTTCAACAGTATGAGGAGCAACAAAAAAAGATAAAGAAAATGAGAGAAGCAATAAAGAGGTTAAGGATTTGGGCTAACCAAGCAGTTCCTCCAAATGCGAGTTTACACCGTCAGGCGAGGAATATGGAACGGGCATTAGAGCGGATGGAAAAGGTTCGTAAACCTCTAATAGATCCTAAGAAAATGAGTCTATCTTTTGACGCGGCACCCCGAAGCGGAAAAGAAGTTGTCATAATGGAAGAGGCTTTCAAAAGCTTTGGTGAAAAAATGTTATTAAACAGTGCAGAGCTTCATGTATATTGGAAGGACCGTCTTGCAATCGTTGGTAGGAATGGAACGGGTAAAACTACCATTTTGAATATTCTTAGAGGAGTAGAGTTAATAGATTCGGGTGAAGCTCGATTTGGTAGTAATGTGCGCCATGGATATCTTTCTCAACATTTCGAAATAACAGATCCAAAAGCTCGCTTAATAGATATTTTTAGAGCAGAAGTAAATGTGGCAGAAGGAGAGGCTCGACACATTTTAGCGAAGTTTATGTTCTATGGGGCGGATGTTTTTAAAAGAATTGCTGATTTAAGCGGAGGAGAAAGAATGCGACTCCGTCTTGCTCAGCTAATGCATCAAGACATAAATTGTCTCATATTAGATGAGCCAACGAATCATCTTGATATTGATTCACGAGAAGTATTAGAGGAAGCGCTAGATGATTTTACAGGGACTATTATTGCTGTATCTCACGATAGATATTTTCTAAATAAACTATTTCCAAGGACTGCTTGGCTAGAGCATGGCGAGCTTACCACATTTGAAGGCCCTTACGAATGGGCAAGGGAAAAATGGAATGAGTTTTGCTCGAAAGAAAATACTAGGAAAGAAATAATCAATCAGCCATTAAAAGAAGCAACACCTGCCAAACAACAAAAGGAAATTCCTTTGGAAAAGCGAATAAGTGAGCTCGAAAATGTTATAGGTGAGCTAACTAAACAAATTAGCATAGAGAATGATTGGGAAAATTATGAGGCATTAAGCTTGGAAAAACTTCGGGTAGAGGAGCAATTGGAGCAATTATTGGAGAAATGGCTAGATTTAGCAGAATGA